From a region of the Equus przewalskii isolate Varuska chromosome 2, EquPr2, whole genome shotgun sequence genome:
- the HMGB4 gene encoding high mobility group protein B4 — protein MNMGKEIQLRPKVNVSSYIHFLLNYRNKFKEQQPNTFVGFKEFSRKCSEKWRSISKHEKAKYEALAMLDKARYQEEMMNYIGKKKKRRKRDPQAPRRPPSSFLLFCQDHYAQLKRENPNWSVVQVAKASGKMWSASADDEKQPYERRAALLRAKYQEDLEAYREQRRGQKGPQGLVKNQ, from the coding sequence ATGAACATGGGCAAAGAAATCCAGCTAAGGCCCAAGGTGAATGTCTCTTCGTACATCCACTTTTTGCTGAATTACAGAAACAAGTTTAAGGAGCAGCAGCCAAATACTTTCGTTGGCTTTAAAGAGTTCTCTAGAAAGTGTTCGGAAAAATGGAGGTCCATTTCCAAGCATGAAAAGGCGAAATATGAAGCCCTGGCGATGCTGGACAAAGCCCGGTACCAGGAAGAGATGATGAATTACATTGGCAAGAAGAAGAAGCGGAGAAAGCGGGACCCCCAGGCACCCAGGAGGCCTCCATcgtccttcctcctcttctgccaAGACCACTACGCCCAGCTGAAGAGAGAGAATCCAAACTGGTCGGTGGTGCAGGTGGCAAAGGCCTCGGGGAAGATGTGGTCTGCATCGGCCGACGACGAAAAGCAGCCCTACGAACGGAGAGCGGCTCTCCTGAGGGCGAAGTACCAAGAGGACCTGGAAGCCTACCGTGAACAACGCAGAGGCCAGAAGGGTCCCCAAGGCTTGGTTAAGAACCAGTAA